Below is a window of Candidatus Falkowbacteria bacterium DNA.
GGCATCTTTATCACCGCCCTCAGCTTTCTCTTTCAGTTCAGCAAAACCAAGTCCACCTGAAACTTGTTCTAACTCAGACATTAGTTTATCAAAATGTCGCTGTTGGCGTTCATCAAAGTTTGCTTTGAGAGATTTCTCTTGTAATTGTTCTAGAGTTTTCATATTTTAAGTATTCCCACAACCTGAAACTGGGGGAAATGTATTTTGTAGTTGTTACATGTTACATGATTTATGATACATGATTTCCACTTATTTTTCAACAAAAAAATCCTTACTTTGAGTAAGGACTGTGTATTATTTCTCTAAATTACTTAAATCAGTTTTTAATCGCAGAATTTCTGCGCTCATTGCATCACGTAGCTTTTCAATTACCTTGAGAATGGTTTGATAAACCATATCTTCATCTTGATTACACTTTTTCCTAGCAATCGCCTTGTTCTTCACAGAAGCTGCTTTTATGTGAACCATACCGTAAAAAACATCACAGTATTGCACAAAAAATGTCATATCGTTGAGTGCATTTTTCAGAACGGCTTTCTTTTCCTCAACTGATAACTCCTTCTTACAGACTGGTGCCCAGTCAATATCTGGATACAAGGCCTCCACTGCCCGTTCATTAACTTTGGTTGCCTGTTCAAAATATCGATACAATAAAGTCATCCCAGCGTTAATCTCGTCATTGGAAGGACTTCTGTTTATACCGATCAGTAACGGATTTTCTTTTGTCGGCTTTTTGATCTGAGCCTGTGCTTCTGGTACAGCTACAAACAAAACTGAAATTGCCAAAAACATAAACGCCAGTATTACCAACACAAAGTAGAAAAACGAGAATGAAACTGGCGAGTAATCAACATCCATGGCTCGGGCAACTCGCGAACTGCGTCGCATTTCAAAACGCTTGTAGTAACTCATGACTCAACCTCATATTTGAATGAACTAAGGTCTTAATTTAGCATAGGCTTATATCTTTGTCAACTGAAACAAGGACCAAAAAAGACCTCAAAATAGAAGTCCTGAATATTTTTTTATTTTAACTTCGCAACCGTCACTATATTTAAACCTCGTAACCACGAGCTCTTCTTTCCTGGCCGATCCGGATCATTCTTCGCGCTGTAATAGTTTTTGGTCACTGTAAATCCGTTTTTCTGAAGTAATCTTTTAATTCTTCCTTTTGTAAATGCGTAATAATAGAGTGGAACGTCGACGCCTGTGGTTTTCCAATGAGTTGTAACTCCACGCTCACCAAAAAGAATCATGGCCAGCGAAACATTTTTCCAGATTGATTTTAAATTATCTCGATTCCAAAGATTCCAGTTTACCATCAACAGTTTTCCACCCGGTTTCAACAATCTTTTCACATTTTCTATGACAGACTGTTGATTATCCTTTGGAAAATGGTTCAAAGAAGAAACCATGAAGATAACGTCAAATTTCTTAATACCCAATTCACAATCCCCAATATCCAATACATCACAAACTTCAAATTTCTGATCAGGATATGATTTTTGTGCCTGTTTAATCAACCCTTCACTATTATCAATACCTAAATAACTTATACTTTCACCTTTTACCTGTAAACTTTCCACTAGCCGCCCATTTCCACAACCCAAATCAAGAATGTTATCGCCATCCTTGATATTTTTTGCCAAAAAGGAAATATCACCCCAAACATAACCACGAGTGCTAGAAAATAATTCCGCAATCTTATTGTAACTTTGCTTATTTTGTTCGATTAGATCCATATTGAATAAATATCAAATTTAAGCTATTATAGTAATGTTACTAAATTCTTAATTCATACTTCATAATTCACAATAGTGTATGTCAAAATCAAAAAAACTTCAAGTACTATGCATCGTTCTAATTATGACAGCTTTGCCAATTTTAGCAAGCGCAGCTGGCTTTCATTCAGGAAAAATTTATTTACAAGTAGAATCTAATGGCGAAGCCTGGTACATTAATCCAACCAGCAACAACCGCTACTATTTAGGTCGACCTGATGATGCCTTTGCAATTATGCGTGGACTTGGCCTAGGAATCACCAATGAAAATCTAAAACAAATCCCAATTGGCCTAATCAATATTTCTGGTAATGACAATGATCTTGATGGCCTGGGCAATGATTTGGAAACTGCCATTGGAACAGATTACAACAATCCAGATACCGATGGTGATGACTTTTTAGACAAATCGGAAGTCGAAAGTTGGAATAATCCAAATGGTGAAGGGGCACTACCTGTAAACAATGCTTTGATTAATAACCTAAAAGGACGCATTCTACTTCAAGTTGAAAACAACGGCGAAGCCTGGTACCTAAACCCAAACGACAACAAGCGTTACTTTCTTGGACGACCGCAAAGTGCCTTTGAAATAATGCGGCAACTAGGAATTGGCATTACCAATGCTAACCTAAACCAAATTCCATCCAGCTACGTCAAAGCTGAAAAAGAAATTTCAGAACATTATAGTATTGATTATCCGAACAGTTGGAATTTCTCACAAAACTTGCAACACTCAGACGCAGTTTATAACAAAATGACAATTGTTCACGATTCTTTATTTGAATTTTCTACCGGTGCCGGTTATTTGGAAATCCTAACCCTAGAGTCCGGAAAAGATTACACTCTGGGCGATTTCAACGTTTCCGCCAAGACAGGCGCTGAAAAAATTTACAATGAAGATTTCGTACTTGAAGTAAAGCCAGTAAAAAAACAAAAATTTAAATATCAAACACTTGTAGAATACAAAACCGAAACATT
It encodes the following:
- a CDS encoding class I SAM-dependent methyltransferase → MDLIEQNKQSYNKIAELFSSTRGYVWGDISFLAKNIKDGDNILDLGCGNGRLVESLQVKGESISYLGIDNSEGLIKQAQKSYPDQKFEVCDVLDIGDCELGIKKFDVIFMVSSLNHFPKDNQQSVIENVKRLLKPGGKLLMVNWNLWNRDNLKSIWKNVSLAMILFGERGVTTHWKTTGVDVPLYYYAFTKGRIKRLLQKNGFTVTKNYYSAKNDPDRPGKKSSWLRGLNIVTVAKLK